The genomic region AACGAATGATTATAAATATACTCAAGTTCATTATCAACATCATTTAAAATTTTCTCATTAATATACAATTGAGATTCTTTAACATTTGAAATTAAATATCTCATTAAGTAAATATCTAAAGTTAACATTAAAAAAATGACTGTGATTGTATTTATCCAAAAAATTTTTTTGTAAACTTTGGATTTATTTTCAACCATATTTTATCTCCTAAAATTAACTCATGTTTAATTACACGAATGTGGGATAAATTAATTTTTTATGGAATTATTATATAATTTTAATTAAATTATACAGTAATGTTTGAATTTGTAAACCTTTTAAATTATATTAGTATTAGATTAGTAGAAAATTTTTGGAGGTGGTGTATGCTAAACGAAATCTTTAATTTTGAAAAATTGTTTGATACTTTCAACTATGTATTTTGGTTTTTCATACTAAATCTTCTCTTCTGGATATTTAATATCCCAATTATTTTATTTTTCATGTTTATAGGAATTAGTAGAATAACTACATATTTCCCTCTATTTTTAGTTTGTTTATTACCGACTGCACCAATATTTACAGTGTTATTATACTGTGTGAACAAGCTTTACAAAAATAAGAATATATCTATACTATCTGACTTTATACGAGGATTTAAATTAAACTTTATACAAGCATTGGTTGTGTGGATAATTGAATTGATAATTTTATTTATCATTTATTCAAATATTAAATTTTTTACACTAATATTCGACAGCTTAGTACTAAATGGATTATTTATAGGAATTTTAATTTTACTTGGAATTATTACACCATTTTTATTTTTAATTATCAGTAGATTCTCTATGAAAAATCTAGATGTATTAAAACTTGGTTTTACTTTGGCATTTACAAGACCTATTTTAACTATAACAAATACACTTTTAATACTTGTATTTTTAATTTTATTTGAACTTAATAGTGCAATTTTATTGTTTGTTTCATCTATATTTGCGTTTTGCTTGGTGTTTATTAATAGAACAGTATTTAGTGAACTTGAAGAAATTTCAAGGAGAAATAATAAATAGGAAAGGATATTTATTATGAATAAATGTACGTATAAAAATTTAGATGTATTTAAAGATATTATTAAAAAAATAGCAGTTGATCTATCTAACTCCATTAATGATGAGAAGCTAAAAAAAATGTTTTGTAATTGCTTTATAAATACTCTTGAAACCACGATGAGTTTTGAAAAAGACGATACATTTGTAATAACTGGAGATATTCCAGCAATGTGGTTACGAGATTCAACTTCTCAGGTTGAACATTATATACCCTTTATAAAGCAATATCCAGAGCTAAAAGATATGTTTATCGGTCTAATTAATAGACAAGTTAAATGTATTTTAATTGACCCTTATGCTAATGCATTTAATAAAGAACCGAATGGTAATAAATGGGATAATGATATTACGGAGGATAATCCTTGGGTATGGGAGAGAAAGTATGAAATAGATTCACTTTGTTTTCCTATAAGATTAATATATAAATATTGGAAAGAGTCATCGGATTCTAGCTTTTTTAACGATGATATTTTAAAAGTTTTTAAGACAATTATTGGAATTTGGAAAACCGAACAATACCATTTTGAGGAATCAAAATATAAATTTCAGAGATTAAATTGTTCTGAAAGTGATACTTTATCCCACAATGGTATGGGAAATCCTGTAACTTACACTGGCATGACTTGGTCAGGATTTAGGCCTAGTGATGATTCTTGTGAATATGGATATCTTGTTCCTTCCAATATGTTTTGTGTCGTCGTGTTATCATATATATCAGAGATAGCTAA from Candidatus Arthromitus sp. SFB-mouse-Japan harbors:
- a CDS encoding DUF624 domain-containing protein, with translation MLNEIFNFEKLFDTFNYVFWFFILNLLFWIFNIPIILFFMFIGISRITTYFPLFLVCLLPTAPIFTVLLYCVNKLYKNKNISILSDFIRGFKLNFIQALVVWIIELIILFIIYSNIKFFTLIFDSLVLNGLFIGILILLGIITPFLFLIISRFSMKNLDVLKLGFTLAFTRPILTITNTLLILVFLILFELNSAILLFVSSIFAFCLVFINRTVFSELEEISRRNNK
- a CDS encoding glycoside hydrolase family 125 protein; its protein translation is MNKCTYKNLDVFKDIIKKIAVDLSNSINDEKLKKMFCNCFINTLETTMSFEKDDTFVITGDIPAMWLRDSTSQVEHYIPFIKQYPELKDMFIGLINRQVKCILIDPYANAFNKEPNGNKWDNDITEDNPWVWERKYEIDSLCFPIRLIYKYWKESSDSSFFNDDILKVFKTIIGIWKTEQYHFEESKYKFQRLNCSESDTLSHNGMGNPVTYTGMTWSGFRPSDDSCEYGYLVPSNMFCVVVLSYISEIANEIYNDSDLSKNALNLRDEIENGINKFAIINHKIYGKIYAYEVDGFGNYNLMDDANVPSLLSIPYIEYRNFDDKIYQNTRKFILSNNNPYYYEGSFTSGIGSPHTPENYIWHIALCMQGITTKDKNEVKELLNTIIRCDGDTNYMHEGFNKDNPKEFTRDWFAWANSLFADFIYKKLIKE